One stretch of Arachis duranensis cultivar V14167 chromosome 1, aradu.V14167.gnm2.J7QH, whole genome shotgun sequence DNA includes these proteins:
- the LOC107486287 gene encoding uncharacterized protein LOC107486287 yields the protein MANTFNIVWSGPKLDGKLDYSYWETLMSIHLKAQNLWNFIEPGLQEGADAAQQRRDQLALSQIHQGVDYTVFGKIANAKSAKEAWNTLKLSYKGVDKAQKAKLQSLRREYERYEMSSSETVEQYFTCVTDLVNKMRVYGEDMPDSKVVEKILRTMPMKYDHVVTTILESHDMDTMTIAELQGTMESHISRILEKSEKSTEKALKSRVNFNNVAESNRTQEGRGRGFNFQSRGRGSFRGRGRGN from the coding sequence ATGGCAAACACTTTTAATATTGTGTGGTCCGGTCCCAAGTTAGATGGGAAACTTGATTATAGTTATTGGGAGACTTTGATGTCCATCCATTTGAAGGCCCAGAACCTGTGGAATTTCATTGAACCAGGTTTGCAAGAAGGAGCAGATGCTGCCCAACAAAGGAGAGATCAATTAGCGCTATCTCAAATTCATCAAGGAGTAGATTATACGGTGTTTGGCAAAATAGCAAATGCCAAAAGTGCAAAGGAAGCATGGAACACGTTGAAGCTGTCATACAAAGGCGTAGATAAAGCTCAGAAAGCAAAGCTACAGTCTTtaagaagagaatatgaaagGTACGAGATGTCTAGCTCAGAAACCGTTGAGCAATATTTTACTTGTGTTACAGATCTTGTCAATAAGATGAGAGTCTATGGAGAAGATATGCCCGATAGCAAAGTGGTGGAGAAAATTCTTCGCACCATGCCGATGAAGTATGACCATGTGGTGACTACGATACTAGAGTCCCACGATATGGACACCATGACGATTGCAGAGTTGCAAGGAACCATGGAAAGCCACATCAGTAGAATACTGGAGAAGTCAGAAAAATCAACTGAGAAAGCCTTGAAAAGCCGAGTGAATTTCAACAACGTTGCAGAATCAAACCGTACACAAGAAGGACGAGGTCGTggttttaattttcaaagtAGAGGCAGAGGAAGTTTTAGAGGTAGAGGTCGTGGCAATTAA
- the LOC107485750 gene encoding 14 kDa proline-rich protein DC2.15 — protein sequence MASNKASSSIALFVTLNVLFFALVSGCGNKCNSPGSNPNPNPNPSPSSGGSCPRDALKLGVCANVLNGLLNVTLGQPPVTPCCSLLNGLVDLEAAACLCTALRANILGINLNLPISLSLLLNVCSRKVPHGFQCN from the coding sequence ATGGCTTCCAACAAAGCTAGTTCCTCCATTGCTCTTTTTGTCACACTCAATGTTCTCTTCTTTGCCCTTGTCTCCGGATGTGGAAACAAATGCAATAGTCCTGGTTCCAATCCAAatcctaaccctaaccctagtCCTTCCAGTGGCGGATCATGCCCACGTGACGCGCTCAAACTAGGCGTGTGCGCCAACGTGCTCAACGGTTTGTTGAATGTGACTTTGGGACAGCCACCAGTTACCCCTTGCTGCTCCCTCCTCAACGGCCTCGTTGACCTTGAAGCCGCCGCGTGCCTCTGCACCGCTCTTAGGGCAAATATTTTGGGCATCAATCTCAACCTTCCCATCTCACTTAGCTTGCTTCTTAATGTTTGCTCAAGGAAAGTGCCACATGGCTTCCAATGCAACTAA
- the LOC107485740 gene encoding 14 kDa proline-rich protein DC2.15: MASKTTSLALFLTLNILFFALVSANNAPCPPPPKHNKHHHKGGSGGSGGSGSTPSTPSGGRGTAACPRDALKLGVCANVLNGLLNVTLGQPPVAPCCSLLNGLVDLEAAACLCTALKANVLGLNLNLPISLSLLLNVCSRKVPHGFQCN, encoded by the coding sequence ATGGCTTCCAAAACCACTTCCCTTGCTCTTTTCCTCACACTCAACATCCTCTTCTTTGCACTTGTTTCCGCTAACAATGCACCATGCCCTCCTCCACCAAAGCACAATAAGCACCACCACAAGGGTGGATCGGGTGGATCTGGTGGATCCGGATCCACTCCATCCACACCTTCCGGCGGGCGTGGCACTGCAGCCTGCCCACGTGACGCACTCAAACTTGGCGTGTGCGCCAACGTGCTCAACGGTCTTCTGAATGTGACTTTGGGGCAGCCACCGGTGGCCCCTTGCTGCTCCCTCCTTAACGGCCTCGTCGACCTTGAAGCCGCCGCGTGCCTCTGCACCGCCCTTAAAGCAAATGTTTTGGGCCTGAACCTCAACCTTCCCATCTCCCTTAGCTTGCTCCTCAATGTTTGCTCAAGGAAAGTGCCACATGGCTTCCAATGCAACTAA